In Corallococcus caeni, the DNA window GCCGCGTCAGGTCCTGTTCCGTGCCGTGCAGGGCCTCCTTCACCAGCGTCCAGACGCCCTTGTCCACGGGCGCGGGGACCTGGGCGTTCCGGTCCGCCAGGGGTGTCTCTTCCACGGGGTGAGGCCTTTCGAGAGCGAGGGAACTTCCTACCGCGAAACGCCCGCACGTGGCGCCCAGCGACGCGGCTTCCTACGCACCCTGCCACCCACTCCTGACATCTGAAGGTGCGGCACCCACCCCCGCCAGGGCAGCGTGCGAGCGTTGGCTGCCGGACGACGCGTCGCGCCCCGGGACAACATGCCCTTCCAGAACCCGGGAGTAGCTTGCTGCATCCCGATGAGTCCCTCACCCGCGACCGCTTCCCTCCTGCCCACCGCGGTAGGTCCTCATTTCACCCTGGCCTCGTCCGCGCGACTGCTGGGCACCACGCAAGTGGGGCCCGGGGCCATCATCTCGCGGGGCGCCGTGGTGCGCTCGGTGGGCGGCTCCGTGACGTTGGGGGCCTTCTCCACGCTGCGCGAGGACGCGGTGGTGGTGGGCACCCCTGAGCGCCCCACCTCCATCGGAGAGAAGACCGTGCTCGGTCCTCGCTCGCTCGTGATGGGCGCACGCGTGGGGTCGCTGTGCGACATCGGCGACGGCGCCATCCTCATGCCCGGCGTGACGTTGGGTGACCGGTGCCTGGTGGGTGAGGGCACGGTGCTGCCGCCCGGCATGGTGGTGCCGGATCAATCCGTGGTGCTGGGCCGGCCGGGGCAGGTCTTGCGGATGCTCTCCGCGGAGGACCTGGCCCACCTGCAGCAGCGCCGGGGCGGTGACCTGTCATTGCCCTCCGCTCCATTGACTTCCTTCTCCGCGCGCGACCGCGCCGAGGACGCCCCCATGGGACAGCTGTACGCCTTCCGCGACCGTCACCCCTTCGTCCACCCCACCGCCACCCTCTTCTCCTCCGCGGAGGTGTCCGGCGACGTGGTCATCGGCGCGGGGGCCATCATCGGCGCGGGGGTGAAGATCACCGGCGACCTGAACGGCCCGGTGCGCATTGGCGCGCGGGTGCAGATCCTGGAGAACACGGTGCTGCACCTTCAGCCAGACACCATGCTGGTGCTGGACGAGGGCGTGGTGGTGGGCCCGGGCTGCGTGCTGCACGCGTGCAACCTGGGCGCGGGCACGGTGGTGGAGCCCGGCGCCATCCTCTGCGAGGGCAGCCACCTGGGGAAGGGCTGCCACGTGGGCGCCGGCAGCCTGGTGAAGGCGCGCGCGGTGTTCCCGGACTACGCGCTGGTGGAGGGCTTCCCCGCGACGCAGGTGGGCACGCGCACGTCACCGCCGGAGCCGCCGCGCTGGGTGCTGCGGCCGGAGGACCTGCCGGGCCTGCGGCGCATGGGGTGAGCTGGGTTTGCGTTGGCCGGAGGCCGTGGGGCATGGTCCCCGGCCATGGATCCGGTCAACTCAATCATCGAGATCGCAGGCCCGCTGCTGCTGGGGCTGGCCAGTGGTGCGCTCTTCCGGAAGTTCGTGTACCCGCGCGTCCTCGCGCGGCTGGGGGCCCTGGCCTCGTGGGTGACCTCTCCCGCCAACACGTGGGTGCTGGTGGGGCACCTCTGCATCGCGCTGGGCGTGGCGGCGGCGTGCCATGCGTCCAATTCCGTCGCGACGCTGATGTGGCTGCATGAGCACCTGCCCGCGCCGCCCTTCGCGCTCACGCAGGAGTTGCTCCACGGGTTCTTCCTGGGGGCGACCTTCTTCTCCGGGTACTACCTGGCGATGTTTCCCTCCTCGGGCTCCGAGGAGGAGCAGGCCTCCGGCACGGTCTAGACCCAGAAGACCACGTCGCGCTCCGCGTCCTCGGGGCCGGGGCCGTGCGCTCCTTCGCGCAGCCAGCGGCGGTAGGCCTCGATGTCCGCGTGGTGCAGGTCCGCCTCCGTGCCGGAGTACACGCCGCCACCGGGGCCGTCCGTCAGTCCCTGGCGCTGCGTCTCCATGATGACGACGTCCTGCTGGATGACCTGCCGCGTGTACCAGCGCACCAGCGGTGTCAGCGCGCGGCCCACCCACGCGCCCGGCACGTCCACCGGCAGCCGGTAGCTGATGGCCGTGTACACGAGCGTGTCCGTGGCCCCGATGGGCGTGCACTGCGAGTTGATGGCGAAGCCGCTGTCGCCCCACTGGTAGTCCACGCGCGTGACGTTGGGGACGATGAACTCATCCGTGTGCACGAGCGGCAGGCCGCGCGGGTTGAACAGGCGTCCCAGGCCCGTGAGCGCGTCCTCCTCCTGGTGGTAGGTCATCCGCACGCGGCCCGCGTGGCGCTTCACCGTGGAGGGGACGCGTTTGCGCGTGGGATTGCGGAACCAGCCCCGGTGCACGAAGGACGTGTGCGGCACGTCCATGAAGTTCTCCACCAGGTTCGTCACGCCGTTCGCGAAGCGCGTCACCATGAAGTAGACGGTCCAGCCGCGCTCGCCCCAGTAGGGGACGCGGAAGGGTTCGGCGCGGGCCTGTGTCACGTCCGCGCCCAGGTAAACATAGACAAGCCCGTCCTGCTCTCGCGTGGGGAAGCGCGCGAGCCGTCCCAGGTCGCAGGGTGCGGGCTTGAGCCCTTCGTGCGCGCAGGCGTGCGCGTCCAGCTTCTCTCCACGCTGGGGCGGGCCCAGCGCGGGGATCTCCACCACCGCACCGGACGCGTCGTAGACCCAGCCGTGATACGGGCAGCCGAGCCGTCCGTCGAACACGTCGCCCTTGGACAGACGCGCGTTGCGGTGGAGGCAGCGGTCACGCAGCGCGGTGGGAGCGCCGTCCGGTCCCCGGAAGAGGACGAGCCCCGTTCCGAACACGGTGCGCGCGAGGGGGCGGTTCGCGGGCAACTCCGTGGAGAGGCAGGCCACGTACCAGAAGTCCTTCAGCGCGCCGCAGCGGGTGAGGTCGGCCTCGGCGTCCAGGTCCACGGTGCGCACCGTCATGACGTTCCTCTTGCGAACCATTCCGTCCAGCCGGGTTGGCGGTGCAGGTCCATGGGCTTGATGTCCCCCGCGCGCTGACCAAGCTGGATGCACCGGGCCTCGTAGCGCCGTGCGCCTTGTCTCACACGCACCGCGCGCACGGGACCGAGCTGTCCCAGCTCCCGTGCGTAGCGGTAGTGGTGTCCTTCACACAGCAGACGCTCCACGTTCGCGGCGATGGTGTCGGACGGCTGATCCTTCTCAAGGAACAACCGGTAGGCCGGCGGTGTCCCCCACTCCGGCGCGAGCATGGCGAAGGCAGGACGCGTAGGGCCCAGCACGGCGTCCAGCACCGTGCCCACTCGGGCGGCGGAGAGCTTTTCACCGACGAGGTCGGATACCGCGTCCGCTCGGCCGAGGAACCGCAGGCAGGGCGTCGCGTGCACGAAGCCTTCCACTCGGACGAGATCCCCCAGCCGGTAGCGCAGCAGCCCACCGGACGTGGAGAGGAGTACCGCGTAGGTGCGGCCCGCCGTCAGCTCCTGTGCCAGGAGTGGCCGTGTGTCGGGATGCTCCGGATCCATGAACTCGACGAAGTGGCTTCGGACCGCGAGCACGGGGGCTGGTGCTTCAAAGAGGGGCACCGTGATGACGCCCTCCGTGGCGAGCAGGCCCTTGCCCTGGACCTCGACTCCCGGGAAGCGGCGGCATGCGCCGGCCACCGCGTGCGCGGCCTGGGCGTCCGTCCACATGCTCAAGAGCGCGAGCCCCGGCCACAGCGTGCGAGCAGAGGGCAGGCCTTCTCGCAAGACGGCGCGCAGCACCTGGGCCCGCGGTGTGTCCCGCACGCCCTGGAGCCCCTGCACGAGCTTCGTCCAGGCGGGGTCGCTGCCCACGGGCGTGCCATCCGCATCCTGGTCGGGGGGCCGCAGCGTGCCGCGCTCCAGATCCTCCGCGAGCCGTTCGCCGTGCCGCTCCAGTGCGTCCATCAGCAGCGTGAGGAAGCTGGGATTCCAGACGCTGATCAGCGACAGGTTCGAGCACCGCGCGAGGAACCACAGCGTCACGTAACGGCAAGGCTCGACGTGCGGCGCCTGTCCCACCGAGCCCGGCACAGCGAAGACGCGCGAGAGCAGCGGCTGCAACGGACGCGGGAACCACGCGCTGTCCTCCGCCGAGCCCACCGGGATGCCTCCCGCAGTCCGGTGCTGCCTCCGTCCCAGCGGAGAGATGGACCAGTAACTGGGGCCCTCGCGCACCGCGGGGCGGCGCAGGAACACCTCGTGCAGCATGGGCGCGAGCGCTCGCTGGAACTCGCGCAGCAGCCCGCGTGTCACCGGCACCCGCTTGGACGCGCCGGAGGAACCACCGGACAGCTCGAAGCGCAGTACGGGCTCGCGGGTGAGGACGTGTGCTTCTCCTCGCGCGATGCGCTCCACGTCTTCCGCCACCGTGTCCGGCGTGGACACCGGCACCGCGTCCTGGAACTCCCGCGCCGTGCGGATGCGCCCGAAGTGGGCCACGCGGTTCGCCTGGGCCGTGTCCTCCACGGCGCGGAGGATGCGCGTGAGGCATTCCGTCTGCGCGGCCTCCGGCTCCCGCAGCGCATGACGGAAGCGCAGTGCGGAGGGCGTCAGCGCCGCCATCGTCGCGCTCAGCATCCCGTGCGAAGTCAGCACCTCACGTCCCCACGCGGATCCGCGAGGCATCTCGCTCACGGCGGGACCAGCGGCGCAGCTGCCCCCAGACGCTTCGCGCCAGCGCCCTGGCCAGGTCCCAGCCGCGGATCTCCACCAGGCACACCAGCTCCTCGCCCTCGGCGTGACCGGGGTTGCGTTCGGCGAAGTAGGCGATGTGTGGATGGGCCGCCGCGTCGCGGTCGATGGGCGAGACGCCATCCCGCACCCGGTAGTGCTCGCCGTCGAAGCACAGCGTGCCCTTCGCCGCGTCGTACTGCGTGCCGAACCACCGCGTCGCCAGTCCCCGCAGGAACTCCGAGCGCCCCTCCGGCGGCGTCCAGTCGCGTCGCGGATGCGTGCGCGGGAAGTAGTTCACCGCCAGCAGGTACGTCTTGTATCCGCCCGACAGCAGCAGCCAGTACAGCGGCCTCCACGGACGTCTCAGCTTGCGCGCGAGCAACAACCTCCCGAACACCACCTGCAACGTCTTGTGTCCCCACCAGTCCGGGTGGATGACCGTGTCGCCCGAGTACAGCACCTCCACCCCGTCCTCCTCCGCCACCCGCACCGTGCTGAAGCCCACCAACTCCCTCGTGCGCCGGGCGTGCAGCAGGAACACCCACTGCTTCGCGTCCAGGTCCGCGTGGAAGCGCTCCGCGCTCACGCCCACGTAACAGCACTGCATCAGCGCCAACATCCGGGCCCGAGTGCCGGCGTCCAGCTCCTCGCGCCGCACCGTGGTGCCCTTCATCGCGGAGAGCATCGCCTCAGGGCCCTCCCCGCAGCGCCGTGGGCGCGGGAGGCTGGCGCACCTCCTGGTAGCGGTCCGCCTCCAACATCACCTCCTGTGGCTCCGCGCCATACCAGTGGATGACCGCCTTCACCGGCCCCGCGTGACGGCCCAGGCCGAAGTGCAGCCTCGGATCCGCCGACGCGGAGAAGCCTCCCATCAGCCCCACCTCGCGCACCTGCTCCACACGCTGGCCGTTGTCCTCGTAGGACACCACCACGCGCGTGCCCACCGCGCTCCGGTGCGTGCGCTGACCGTCGCCCACCAGCGACAGCCCCACGAAGTGCGCGTCCGGCTTCACGTCCGTGGCGCTGGCTCGCAGCGTGTTGCGGTACAGCGACAGCGGCGCGTGCTGATTCGTGATGAGCACGTCCAGGTCGCCGTCGTCATCCAGGTCCGCCATCAACACGCCTCGCGAGTTGTCCGGCGCCTCGATGCCCACCTCCCTCGCCACGTCCACGAAGTGGCCCGGGCGCGCGTCGCCCAGGTTGAGGTACACGCGGCGTGCCTCGTTCGGATAGAGCACGCGGCCCCGGATGTCGCCCCACTTGTCCGCGTACGTGTGCACCTCGGGGCCGGACTGCATCAGCTTGTGGTTCACGTACCAGTAGTCGTTGCGCTGTCCCTCCGGGATGCGCCACTGCGGCGCGTCCAGGCGCGCGTCCACCATGCCGTTGGCCTGCACCAGGTCCGGCCACCCGTCGTCGTCCAGGTCCCCCGCCGCCGCGCCCCAGCCGAAGCGGCGCTCGTTCAGCGCGCCCCGGAAGGTGGCCTCGTCCTTGAAGCGGGGAACGAACGCGTCCTCGCCCGGCCCCACCATCCACAGGAGGCTGCCCTCCGCCTGGAGCGAGTGGTGCACGTTGGACACGTACACGTCCAACCAGCCGTTGCGGTCGAAGTCCGCCACGCTCGCGTTCATGCCCTTGTACGTGTCGCGGCCAATCTCCCCGAAGCGCTGGCCCACGAGGTGGCGGAAGTGCCGACCTCCCTCGTTCAGGTAGATGTCGTCCGGTCCGAAGTCGTTGGCCACGTACAGGTCCGTCCACCCGTCGTGGTTCAGGTCCACCGTGCTCACCGCGAGCGACCAGTGCGTCTCCTTCAGACCCAGCGCCTCCACGTCCTGCTTCTCGAACGTGCCGTCCCCGCGTCCCCGGTAGAGCGCGTTGCGCCCGCCGTTGTTCGCGTCGTGCCAGCCGTCGTGCATGAAGCGCAGCATGCGGCGGTCGCCTGCGTACTCCGGTGCGGGGAGCTGGAAGAGGTTGAGCGGCGGCGGGTCCGGGTAGTCCGGCAGGTGCGTCGTCATGGCGTTGAGCACCAGCAGGTCCAGGTGCCCGTCGCGGTCGTAATCCAGGAACGTGAGCCCCAGGCTCACCGCGTGGTCCGTCACGCCCGCCGCTTGCGTCACGTCCTCGAAGCCCGCCGTGCCCGTCTCGCGCAGCGTGTTGCGCAGCAGGCGCACCGGCCCGAAGGCCACCGCCACCGCGAGGTCCAGGTCCCCGTCCCCATCCCAGTCCACGAACGTCCCGCCGCCCGCCAGGCCCTCTTCCTTGTAGCGGGTGGCGAAGCGCTCCAGCGCGGGCACGGGGACGCGCTCGAAGCGCAGGCCGCCCAGGTTGCGGTAGAGGCCCGCGTGGTGCTCCGGCGTGCCCAGCGGGTGCGTGAGGAACAGGTCCAGCTTGCCGTCCCCATCGAAGTCCCCGGTGGCCACCGCGTCTCCCACCGCGACCAGCCACTTGGCGACGTGGGCCACGCGCGGATCCAGCTCCTCCAGCGTGTGCCCCATCCGGGAGTCCAGGCCCGCCTGCTTCAGGTCCTGCGCATCCAGGTGGAACGCGAGCGGCGCCGAGCGCTCCCCCTGCGCCGCCGACACCGAGTAGCCCGTGGCCAGCACCGCCCCCAGCCCTCCCACCACGCCCACGCGCTTGAGCATGTCCGGGGCCAGGAGCTGGCGCAGCGCCGCGCCCCGCGTGCGCCACAGCTCACGCGCGTGCATGAACACGAAGCGGCAGGTGGCCACGGTGAGCGCCGCGTAGAAGAACGTGTAGACGCTCTCCTTCAGGTGCAGCACCAGGTCCACGCAGGTGATGGCCAGCGCGACCCCCACCTGCGCCTTGCGCGTCCCCGGTGACGTGGCGGGGTCCGTGAGCATGTAGAAGACGAAGATGAAGAACGATGGCGCCCCCAGCGTGCCCAGGAACAGCACCTCCGGCGGCAGGTGGTGGCGGAGGATGAACGCGCGCAGCGCCGTCTGGAGCGCGTAGAAGGACAGGAAGCTCACCACCAGCCAGCCGCGCCCCACGCGGAAGAAGAACAGCACCAGCGCCGCCATCACGATGAAGGCCGACAGTGCGACCTCCCCGTTGGCCCACTGGTACGCGGGCGCGGCGGTGATGAGTTCGCGCGTGGTGAGCAGCGACACGGCCACCGCGAACATCGACGGGTTGAAGACGTGCCGCCCCTGGAAGGTCAGCACGTACTTGGAGCCGATGGCCAGCCACACCGGCAGCCACAGGAGCGTGCTCGCGTGCGAGTAGTTCAAGAGCAGCGCCAGCGAGCAGCACGAGATGTACGCGGAGAGCGGCAGCTCCTTGCGCCGCTTGAGCACCCAGCCCAGGGCCGCGTCCAGCAGCGTGCCGGAGACGACCAGGAAGGCCATCTGCCCGGGGCTGCGGTTGAAGCCGAAGAAGGTGAAGCCCAGCACGCCGTAGAGCGTGAGCAGCGCCGCGAAGGGCAGCCTCGGGTCGTTCCAGCGGGGAAACACCCAGCCGCCCCACTCCACTCGCGTGCCCGCGAGGGCCTGCGGCGTCGGCACATCCACACTCATGATTGACCGTCCCGGTGCACGCGCGGAGCGTGCCGTGCCCGTCTCCGGGTGTCCAATCCCTCGGGGGCTTGCGTCCAGCGGCCATGCGTGGAGTCCTGGCGCCCGATGTCCTCTTCCCTGCCTCGCCGCGCGGCGGTGCCTCGCGAGCTGCTCGTTCCGGCCACGCCTTCAGGCCTGCTGCGCCTGGCGGCCGCCGAATGGGCGGGGATGGCCTTGGGATGGGCGGTCATGGCGTGGGCTCCTCCGGTGCTCGCGCCGCTGGCGGTGCTCGTCGTCGCGGGACGGCTGCATGCGCTGGGCGTCCTGCTTCATGACGCGGTCCACCTGCCTTCGCGAAGACGCGAATGGCGACTGTGTCTGCTGGAGGCCGTCGCGGGCTACCCGGTCGCGTCCACGCTGGCGGCGATGCGCTACCACCATCTTCGACACCACCGCGATGCGGGCCTGCCGTCGGATCCCTACCGCAAGCCTCCGGACGGCGGCTGGCTGCGCACGGCGTGGCGATGGCTGCTGCTCGTGGGCGTGATTCCCGGTTGGGTGCTGCGCGGGCCCGTGGGGCTGTGTGCGTGGGTGCTGCCTTCGCTGCGCACGGCGTATGCGCGCGTGTTCCTGCAGGACCGCTCTGGACGCGTGCTCACGCGGGACGCGGAGGTGGCGGCGTGTGCCCGGGCGGAGAGTGGGCAGGTGCTGTTCCACCTGGGCGTGCTGGCGCTGGCGGCGCGGTGGCCTTCCGCGGTGCTGTGGGGGTACGCGGTGCCCTTGCTGGTGGCGTCGGGGTTCAACGCGTACCGGTTGCTCGCGGAGCACACCGCCGCGCCGGTGCAGGGACGAACCCTGGAAGATGTGTTCGCGTGCACGCGTGACCACGGGCTGGGATGGCTGGGGTGGTTGGGATTGGCGCCCCGATACGTGGGGCTGCACGTGGTGCACCACCTGCATCCGCAGGTGTCCCTTACGCACCTGCCCCGGCTTCGCGCGTGGTACGTCGAGCGCTTCCCCCTCCACTATCCCCGGCCTCGTTCCTACTGATGCTCTCTTCGTCGACGCGGGTGTTGCTGGGGGTGGCGTTGCTGGCGTGCGCGAGCGCGGCGGTGATGTTCCGGCGCCGGCAGAACGCGCAGGGCGGCCGGGGTGGGCGCATCTCCGGGCCGAAGCTGGCGTGGCTGCTGTACGCGGTGTTCCTCTGGTTCCTGGTGTGCCCGCTGGTGGCGCTGGATGCGTCCGTGCCGGTGGAGGCGCGCATCGTGCTGGGGGCCTTCGCGGTGTCCATGTGGCTGCGCGGCGCCGCGGAGCTCTACATGCTCTATGTGTCGCGCAACTGGCGGCCGCCGTATGGCGTGGGCCATGACCTGGGGTGCATCGCGCTGGTGGGGGCGGGGCTCGTGTACACCGGGGAGAAGTGGGCCGGGGTGCTCGATGGGCGCGACGTGTGGTCGCTGGCGCTGGTGGGGTTGGTGCTGGTGACGCTGGTGGTGGAGGTGGCCTACGCGGCGCTGTTCCATCAGGCCGTGGAGGGACGCACCACCGGCGAGGACGGCGTGTGGTTCGCGGACGCGGAGCAGGCGCGGTTCCGCCGCATCAACCGGCTGACGCTGGCGCTCAACGTGCCGCTGTATGTGGCGCTGGCGGTGTGGCTGGTGTTCGGGATGCGGTGATCAGACCACGGACTGGCGCCAGGCGCGGGACAGGTGGCCGGGGTGGGACTGGTTGAAGCGGTGGAGCAGTTCTTCCCGGCCGTGCTCCAGCAGGTACGTGAGCTCCCGGGGCATGAGCGTCTTCACGGTGACCAGCCGGACCTGTCCGTCCGGCATGGTGAAGTGGGTGGGGAGCGTGGGTGTGTCCATGCCCAGGAGCACGGCGACGCGGCCGTCTTTCGTCAGGAGGGGTTCGGGCATGTGCTCTCCGCCCACTTCCATGGAGAGGATGCCGGTCCTCGCGGGTTCGCGCAGGTGTTCGTGGCCCACGAGCTCGTTGGCGATGCGCTCCAGCAGCGTCACGGGCCATCTGGCTTGGTCTTCGTCGGTTTCGAGTGCGAGCTCCAGACCAAAGCCTACGGAGGGCTCCACGGCCTCCACGAAGAAGTCGGAGAGGCCGTCTGTCACGAAGAGCGTGCGTCCCTCGGGGCGGTGGATGACGCGCCAGACCTGCCGCTTCGCGGGCCAGCCACCTCCGACGACGATGGGGAGGATGGCTTTCTCATCCAACGTGCCCAGGGTGCGCCAGAACGCGGTGCGGGCCGTTTCGGTCCGGTCGTAGAGCGCCTTGAGCTTGCGGTTGTGTTCGCGCTGCTCGGGGCTGACAGGACTGGGGCCCGTGACTTCCTCGAACCTCATCCCCGTGACTCCAGCACGCTCCACCGCATCTTTGATGTCCTCAGAGACGATGAGCGCAACGGTCCATCCCCAGGGTCGAAAGACCTTGGCATCGCCGACCTTCGCCGGATCGATGCGCATGCGGGAGACAGCCCGATACGTTCCCACCTTGTCGGGTTGTCCATCTTCCGGATGCCAGAACTGAACCTCTCCGGAGCGCTCATCATCGATACATCGGATGTTCCGTGTCGCGACGAGGATGAAGTACGGCTCAATCTGTCCCTCGACCTCGACAGGAATGACCTGCACGTCATCCGGTGCCAGTTCGCTGAAGATGTTCGCGACCCGCCGGTGAACAACAGGGGCTCCCCCCACGCTCGTCGTCGCGTAATCCAGGAGCGCGCCTGGATGAGAGATGGGAATCCTGAGGTGCTCCTTGATCTGGACAGGACATCCATCCGCGAACTGCCAGATGTCGTCGATCTCCTGTCCCTGGGAGTTCGTCGCCTCGCCTGGCAGCCAGCGATCCTGGATGTCCATGTCGTCCAGCAGCTCGAAGTACCGCATCGTCATCGGCTCCATCCGTCAATTGCGAACAACCCAGCCATGAAGGTCTGTGCCCTGCCGCAGAATTTCCCGTCCCAGGTTTTGGAGCTCCCTCGTCAGGGCGCTTCGACATTGGGCGATGCTCTGACATCTTCCCAGGGCCGTCTTCAATCTCTTGAGGATGGCCTCATGGTACTCCCGAGGATGTGGGCCTTGATGGCCGGGAACACGGACGGTGTTCACCTCGTCATCCAGGGACATCCCCGCACGGTCGAAGAGTTCCTGAAACCTGGGTGACCAGGGGCCACCATCGCGCGTCGCTTCCCACCACTTGTTCGTGGCGATGTGATGCACGTGAACTTCAACAGGCGCTGGGACATTGGGCCCCTTCGCGGACATCGCCACCGCGTTGGGCGCCAGTGCGATCGTCACTTCACCGCTCGCGGACACCGCGACCGCGGAGACTTCCGCCGCTGCCACCAGCCGGAAGCCTCCCTGCTCCGCGCCCACCAGCGCGGCCTGCGCCGAACCCGGCAGCGTCGCGACCCTTGTCGCAAACGTCTGCGCCGTGCTCCCCAGCGCCGCCATCGCCAGCATCACGAAGGCCCGTGCCGCCTGCTTGCCCATCACCTCGCCGTACTTCTCTCCCGCGTCACGAATGCCGTCGAGCGTCCGCGCGTCCTTCACCTCCGCGGCCAGCACCTTCCAGCCCTGGATGAGGCTCCACACCGTGTCCCAGCCCAGGTACGCAATCAGCGCCACCGTCAGCGTCGCCGCGACGCCCTTCGTCAGCAGCGGCTCCGGCACC includes these proteins:
- a CDS encoding DapH/DapD/GlmU-related protein, coding for MSPSPATASLLPTAVGPHFTLASSARLLGTTQVGPGAIISRGAVVRSVGGSVTLGAFSTLREDAVVVGTPERPTSIGEKTVLGPRSLVMGARVGSLCDIGDGAILMPGVTLGDRCLVGEGTVLPPGMVVPDQSVVLGRPGQVLRMLSAEDLAHLQQRRGGDLSLPSAPLTSFSARDRAEDAPMGQLYAFRDRHPFVHPTATLFSSAEVSGDVVIGAGAIIGAGVKITGDLNGPVRIGARVQILENTVLHLQPDTMLVLDEGVVVGPGCVLHACNLGAGTVVEPGAILCEGSHLGKGCHVGAGSLVKARAVFPDYALVEGFPATQVGTRTSPPEPPRWVLRPEDLPGLRRMG
- a CDS encoding aromatic ring-hydroxylating dioxygenase subunit alpha, which codes for MTVRTVDLDAEADLTRCGALKDFWYVACLSTELPANRPLARTVFGTGLVLFRGPDGAPTALRDRCLHRNARLSKGDVFDGRLGCPYHGWVYDASGAVVEIPALGPPQRGEKLDAHACAHEGLKPAPCDLGRLARFPTREQDGLVYVYLGADVTQARAEPFRVPYWGERGWTVYFMVTRFANGVTNLVENFMDVPHTSFVHRGWFRNPTRKRVPSTVKRHAGRVRMTYHQEEDALTGLGRLFNPRGLPLVHTDEFIVPNVTRVDYQWGDSGFAINSQCTPIGATDTLVYTAISYRLPVDVPGAWVGRALTPLVRWYTRQVIQQDVVIMETQRQGLTDGPGGGVYSGTEADLHHADIEAYRRWLREGAHGPGPEDAERDVVFWV
- a CDS encoding GH3 family domain-containing protein codes for the protein MLSATMAALTPSALRFRHALREPEAAQTECLTRILRAVEDTAQANRVAHFGRIRTAREFQDAVPVSTPDTVAEDVERIARGEAHVLTREPVLRFELSGGSSGASKRVPVTRGLLREFQRALAPMLHEVFLRRPAVREGPSYWSISPLGRRQHRTAGGIPVGSAEDSAWFPRPLQPLLSRVFAVPGSVGQAPHVEPCRYVTLWFLARCSNLSLISVWNPSFLTLLMDALERHGERLAEDLERGTLRPPDQDADGTPVGSDPAWTKLVQGLQGVRDTPRAQVLRAVLREGLPSARTLWPGLALLSMWTDAQAAHAVAGACRRFPGVEVQGKGLLATEGVITVPLFEAPAPVLAVRSHFVEFMDPEHPDTRPLLAQELTAGRTYAVLLSTSGGLLRYRLGDLVRVEGFVHATPCLRFLGRADAVSDLVGEKLSAARVGTVLDAVLGPTRPAFAMLAPEWGTPPAYRLFLEKDQPSDTIAANVERLLCEGHHYRYARELGQLGPVRAVRVRQGARRYEARCIQLGQRAGDIKPMDLHRQPGWTEWFARGTS
- a CDS encoding FG-GAP-like repeat-containing protein, with the translated sequence MSVDVPTPQALAGTRVEWGGWVFPRWNDPRLPFAALLTLYGVLGFTFFGFNRSPGQMAFLVVSGTLLDAALGWVLKRRKELPLSAYISCCSLALLLNYSHASTLLWLPVWLAIGSKYVLTFQGRHVFNPSMFAVAVSLLTTRELITAAPAYQWANGEVALSAFIVMAALVLFFFRVGRGWLVVSFLSFYALQTALRAFILRHHLPPEVLFLGTLGAPSFFIFVFYMLTDPATSPGTRKAQVGVALAITCVDLVLHLKESVYTFFYAALTVATCRFVFMHARELWRTRGAALRQLLAPDMLKRVGVVGGLGAVLATGYSVSAAQGERSAPLAFHLDAQDLKQAGLDSRMGHTLEELDPRVAHVAKWLVAVGDAVATGDFDGDGKLDLFLTHPLGTPEHHAGLYRNLGGLRFERVPVPALERFATRYKEEGLAGGGTFVDWDGDGDLDLAVAVAFGPVRLLRNTLRETGTAGFEDVTQAAGVTDHAVSLGLTFLDYDRDGHLDLLVLNAMTTHLPDYPDPPPLNLFQLPAPEYAGDRRMLRFMHDGWHDANNGGRNALYRGRGDGTFEKQDVEALGLKETHWSLAVSTVDLNHDGWTDLYVANDFGPDDIYLNEGGRHFRHLVGQRFGEIGRDTYKGMNASVADFDRNGWLDVYVSNVHHSLQAEGSLLWMVGPGEDAFVPRFKDEATFRGALNERRFGWGAAAGDLDDDGWPDLVQANGMVDARLDAPQWRIPEGQRNDYWYVNHKLMQSGPEVHTYADKWGDIRGRVLYPNEARRVYLNLGDARPGHFVDVAREVGIEAPDNSRGVLMADLDDDGDLDVLITNQHAPLSLYRNTLRASATDVKPDAHFVGLSLVGDGQRTHRSAVGTRVVVSYEDNGQRVEQVREVGLMGGFSASADPRLHFGLGRHAGPVKAVIHWYGAEPQEVMLEADRYQEVRQPPAPTALRGGP
- a CDS encoding fatty acid desaturase family protein, which codes for MSSSLPRRAAVPRELLVPATPSGLLRLAAAEWAGMALGWAVMAWAPPVLAPLAVLVVAGRLHALGVLLHDAVHLPSRRREWRLCLLEAVAGYPVASTLAAMRYHHLRHHRDAGLPSDPYRKPPDGGWLRTAWRWLLLVGVIPGWVLRGPVGLCAWVLPSLRTAYARVFLQDRSGRVLTRDAEVAACARAESGQVLFHLGVLALAARWPSAVLWGYAVPLLVASGFNAYRLLAEHTAAPVQGRTLEDVFACTRDHGLGWLGWLGLAPRYVGLHVVHHLHPQVSLTHLPRLRAWYVERFPLHYPRPRSY
- a CDS encoding imm11 family protein, producing the protein MTMRYFELLDDMDIQDRWLPGEATNSQGQEIDDIWQFADGCPVQIKEHLRIPISHPGALLDYATTSVGGAPVVHRRVANIFSELAPDDVQVIPVEVEGQIEPYFILVATRNIRCIDDERSGEVQFWHPEDGQPDKVGTYRAVSRMRIDPAKVGDAKVFRPWGWTVALIVSEDIKDAVERAGVTGMRFEEVTGPSPVSPEQREHNRKLKALYDRTETARTAFWRTLGTLDEKAILPIVVGGGWPAKRQVWRVIHRPEGRTLFVTDGLSDFFVEAVEPSVGFGLELALETDEDQARWPVTLLERIANELVGHEHLREPARTGILSMEVGGEHMPEPLLTKDGRVAVLLGMDTPTLPTHFTMPDGQVRLVTVKTLMPRELTYLLEHGREELLHRFNQSHPGHLSRAWRQSVV
- a CDS encoding AHH domain-containing protein, with protein sequence MPARWLCVLWALFVTGCATSRTLRLDTGEGRAREYTPRTDTRPVALDGDTFEEAVRTLARGAPVSVQPRREALRLLSPGAERPRASLGIVSVVDPRQGRVRVSQGGTELEAAYGRWCVRKRLSGDCLHLLERSLTLDEEGRRTLAFRIALDSVWEETAEALEGMVDPEAMVTLLATTGAVYFTLWLVPEPLLTKGVAATLTVALIAYLGWDTVWSLIQGWKVLAAEVKDARTLDGIRDAGEKYGEVMGKQAARAFVMLAMAALGSTAQTFATRVATLPGSAQAALVGAEQGGFRLVAAAEVSAVAVSASGEVTIALAPNAVAMSAKGPNVPAPVEVHVHHIATNKWWEATRDGGPWSPRFQELFDRAGMSLDDEVNTVRVPGHQGPHPREYHEAILKRLKTALGRCQSIAQCRSALTRELQNLGREILRQGTDLHGWVVRN